From one Campylobacter concisus genomic stretch:
- the apt gene encoding adenine phosphoribosyltransferase yields MKILDQKGREFLLNSIRCINDFPKPGIVFRDITTLLNNKDAFNFLIDHLVARYEDANIDYIAGIESRGFIFGAALAARLRLPFVPIRKPKKLPFITLSQKYSLEYGVDEVQIHIDAFGEKAGARVLLMDDLIATGGTAKASAELINQTNATCVEACFLIDLVDLKGSEKLKSLTKIYSVLEV; encoded by the coding sequence ATGAAAATTTTAGATCAAAAAGGAAGAGAATTTTTACTAAACTCTATTCGCTGCATAAACGACTTTCCAAAGCCTGGCATAGTCTTTCGCGACATCACAACACTACTAAACAACAAAGATGCATTTAACTTTTTGATAGATCATTTAGTGGCGAGATATGAAGACGCAAATATCGACTACATCGCTGGCATCGAGTCACGTGGCTTCATCTTTGGCGCGGCGCTTGCGGCAAGGCTAAGGCTGCCTTTTGTGCCTATTCGCAAGCCAAAAAAACTGCCTTTTATCACGCTTTCTCAAAAATATAGCCTAGAGTATGGCGTCGATGAAGTTCAAATTCACATCGATGCTTTTGGAGAAAAAGCGGGCGCTAGAGTGCTTTTGATGGATGATCTCATAGCCACTGGAGGCACCGCAAAGGCTTCAGCTGAGCTTATCAACCAAACTAACGCAACCTGCGTTGAAGCTTGCTTTCTCATAGATCTAGTCGATCTAAAAGGGAGCGAAAAATTAAAGTCGCTTACTAAAATTTATAGCGTTTTAGAGGTTTAG